The following are encoded together in the Kwoniella europaea PYCC6329 chromosome 1, complete sequence genome:
- a CDS encoding ketol-acid reductoisomerase, mitochondrial, which produces MSFSRSSAQSLKQALRATAPKAAGRQVAKRSYSLLAREAPKAMMASRLGATRGVKTLDFAGTKEVVYERADWPLDKLQDYFKNDTLAMIGYGSQGHGQSLNARDQGLKVIVGVRKGGESWKQAQEDGWVPGETLFDIPEAIEKGTIIMNLLSDAAQSSTWPEIAPLITKGKTLYFAHGFSVVYKDDTHVVPPKDVDVILVAPKGSGRTVRTLFLEGRGINSSIAVYQDVTGQAKEKAVALGIAVGSGYLYETTFEKEVYSDLYGERGVLMGGIQGMFLAQYEVLRKNGHSPSEAFNETVEEATQSLFPLIGKYGMDYMYNACSTTARRGALDWAPKFKEANLPVFEALYNSVRDGSETRRSLEFNSRKTYRQDLQKELDEIDNQEIWRAGKTVRNLRPDAKKDEL; this is translated from the exons ATGTCTTtctcaagatcatcagctcaatctCTCAAGCAAGCTCTCCGAGCTACTGCACCAAAGGCAGCTGGCCGACAAGTAGCCAAGAGATCTTACTCTCTCCTCGCTAGAGAAGCTCCCAAGGCCATGATGGCTTCCAGACTCGGT GCCACTCGAGGTGTCAAGACCCTCGACTTTGCCGGTACCAAGGAAGTCGTCTACGAGCGAGCTGATTGGCCTCTTGACAAACTCCAAGA CTACTTCAAAAACGATACCCTTGCTATGATCGGTTACGGTTCTCAAGGACACGGTCAATCCCTCAACGCTAGAGATCAAGGACTTAAAGTCATCGTTGGTGTAAGAAAAGGTGGTGAATCTTGGAAACAAGCTCAAGAAGATGGTTGGGTTCCCGGAGAGACCCTCTTCGATATCCCTGAAGCTATCGAGAAGGGAACAATCATCATGAACTTGCTCTCTGATGCCGCCCAATCTTCCACCTGGCCCGAAATCGCTCCTTTAATCACTAAAGGTAAAACTCTTTACTTCGCTCACGGTTTCTCCGTTGTTTACAAGGATGAC ACCCACGTCGTCCCCCCCAAGGATGTAGATGTCATCCTCGTCGCTCCTAAGGGATCCGGACGAACCGTCCGAACCCTTTTCCTCGAAGGACGAGGTATCAACTCCTCCATCGCCGTCTACCAAGACGTCACCGGTCAAGCTAAAGAGAAGGCCGTCGCTCTCGGTATCGCCGTCGGTTCAGGATACCTTTACGAGACCACTTTCGAGAAGGAAGTGTACTCTGATCTTTACGGAGAACGAGGTGTT CTCATGGGTGGTATCCAAGGAATGTTCCTTGCTCAATACGAAGTTCTCCGAAAGAACGGACACTCCCCCTCTGAAGCTTTCAACGAAACTGTCGAGGAAGCTACTCAATCCCTTTTCCCCTTGATCGGTAAATACGGTATGGATTACATGTACAACGCCTGTTCCACCACCGCCCGACGAGGTGCTCTTGACTGGGCTCCTAAATTCAAGGA AGCAAACCTTCCCGTCTTTGAAGCTCTTTACAACTCTGTCCGAGACGGTTCCGAAACCCGACGATCTCTCGAATTCAACTCTCGAAAGACCTACAGACAAGATCTCCAAAAGGAACTTGACGAAATTGACAACCAAGAGATCTGGAGAGCCGGTAAAACCGTCCGAAACCTCCGA CCCGATGCCAAAAAGGATGAACTTTGA
- a CDS encoding alanine-tRNA ligase, whose translation MSFADKKPTVPTTAPHPWPSPSDWPASKVRQTYIDYFVNQPGFEHTFWPSSGVIPFDDDTLLFANAGMNQYKPLFLGTADPKSDLSKLIRAVNSQKCIRAGGKHNDLDDVGKDTYHHTFFEMLGNWSFGNYFKIGALTMAWDLLTRVYGLPKDRLYVTYFEGDAKQGLEPDTEAQQIWRDLGVPESHILPGNAKDNFWEMGATGPCGPCSEIHFDRIGGREVPELVNADDPNVLEIWNNVFIQYNREQSGELRPLPAKHVDTGMGFERLVSVLHNVSSNYDTDVFTPIFAEIQKLTGGRPYQGKLGEEDVDGIDTAYRVIADHIRTLTIAISDGGVPDKDGRGYVLRRILRRGVRYASNKFNVKIGNFFSSLVPVVVDSLSGIFPEVTKKIPELVEILNEEEASFARTLTRGESLFNKYASAALEEKRDVLGGKDIWRLYDTYGFPVDLTQIMAEERGLKIDQEAFEKARLESLEASKAGGKDKGVAGTVKLDVHDLGALEANDQVPKTDDSFKYQLDDITATVKSIYHSSKFYSSTSELPLNAPFGVLLDKTNFYAESGGQEYDTGVLAIDGQAEFKVEDVQVYNGYVLHIGQMEEGEIKVGDEVICTYDELRRWPIRNNHTGTHILNFGLREVLGDHIDQKGSLVAPTKLRFDFSHGKSITTPELVKIEAICNEWIKKAAPVYAKEMPLAEAYKIPGLRAVFGEAYPDPVRVVSLGYPLEEIAQNIESSKWRGTSIEFCGGTHVAKTDDIKDFVIVEESSIAKGIRRIVAVTGHEAHEVSRKAAEFERRLNKIAELQGKEKEVAMKPYLVELGQSGISLIKKASLKSTFEKMQSELVAAAKAKTAADSKVIQDTIKTFFKENPNDNVYVGEFEVAGGNAKTLSAAVTAGKSLSKAIYVFSTDQENGKVAHTNYLPKEVLDKKVIDGKTWLGEVSKIVGGKGGGKDESATGVGSEPTKVKEAIVVAKHFYLSKVEA comes from the exons ATGTCATTTGCCGATAAGAAACCCACCGTACCCACGACCGCTCCTCATCCTTGGCCTTCGCCATCCGACTGGCCCGCTTCAAAGGTCCGACAAACTTATATCGATTACTTTGTCAACCAACCTGGATTCGAACACACTTTCTGGCCATCAAGTGGTGTGATTcccttcgatgatgatactcttCTTTTTGCCAATGCC GGTATGAACCAGTACAAACCTCTTTTCTTAGGTACCGCTGACCCCAAGTCAGATCTCTCGAAGTTGATTAGAGCGGTGAACAGTCAGAAATGTATTCGTGCGGGAGGTAAACATAACG atcttgatgatgttggtAAAGATACCTACCATCACACATTCTTCGAAATGTTGGGTAACTGGTCGTTCGGTAACTACTTCAAG ATCGGAGCCTTGACAATGGCCTGGGATCTCCTTACCCGAGTGTATGGATTACCAAAAGACAGATTATACGTCACTTATTTTGAAGGGGATGCTAAGCAAGGATTAGAGCCGGATACTGAAGCTCA ACAAATCTGGAGGGATCTTGGAGTACCAGAGAGCCACATTCTTCCTGGTAATGCTAAGGATAATTTCTGGG AAATGGGTGCTACTGGACCTTGTGGACCatgcag TGAAATCCATTTCGACCGAATTGGTGGACGAGAGGTACCAGAACTCGTCAATGCCGATGACCCCAACGTCCTCGAAATTTGGAATAACGTTTTCATCCAATACAATCGAGAACAATCAGGAGAACTACGTCCATTGCCCGCCAAACATGTCGATACCGGTATGGGTTTCGAACGATTAGTCTCAGTCTTACATAACGTTTCTTCGAACTACGATACCGACGTATTCACACCTATCTTCGCCGAAATTCAGAAGCTGACGGGTGGTAGACCATATCAAGGTAAActtggtgaagaagatgtggatggtaTCGATACTGCCTATAGGGTAATTGCCGATCACATTAGAACATTGACGATTGCCATTTCAGATGGCGGTGTACCTGACAAAGATGGTAGAGGTTATGTGTTGAGAAGAATTCTCAGAAGAGGTGTTAGATACGCTAGTAACAAGTTTAACGTCAAGATTGGAaatttcttctcttctttggtaCCAGTGGTGGTTGATTCATTG TCCGGTATCTTCCCCGAAGTGACCAAGAAGATACCTGAACTGGTTGAAATCttgaacgaagaagaagcttcTTTTGCTCGAACTCTCACTCGAGGTGAATCTTTGTTCAACAAATACGCCAGTGCCGCcttggaagagaagagggatgtaTTGGGTGGAAAAGATATCTGGAGATTATACGATACTTATGGTTTCCCCGTTGACTTGACTCAAATCATGGCTGAAGAACGAGGTTTgaagattgatcaagaagctTTCGAGAAGGCCAGGTTAGAATCGCTCGAAGCGTCCAAGGCGGGAGGTAAAGACAAAGGTGTAGCTGGGACTGTCAAATTGGACGTACATGATCTTGGTGCTTTGGAGGCTAATGATCAAGTCCCAAAGACTGATGATTCGTTCAAATACC AACTGGACGACATCACAGCTACCGTCAAATCCATCTACCACTCCTCCAAATTCtactcttccacctctgAACTTCCACTCAACGCTCCTTTCGGTGTTTTACTTGACAAGACCAACTTCTACGCTGAATCCGGTGGTCAAGAATACGATACTGGTGTGCTTGCCATAGATGGACAGGCTGAATTCAAAGTAGAAGATGTTCAAGTATACAATGGTTATGTGCTGCATATTGGTCAGATGGAGGAAGGTGAAATCAAAGTCGGAGATGAAGTCATCTGTACTTacgatgag CTCCGACGATGGCCTATCCGAAACAACCACACTGGAACGCACATCCTGAACTTTGGCCTTCGAGAAGTACTCGGTGACCATATCGACCAAAAAGGATCTCTCGTTGCTCCTACTAAACTTCGATTCGATTTCTCACATGGTAAATCCATAACGACACCCGAGCTTGTCAAGATCGAAGCCATCTGTAACGAATGGATCAAGAAAGCTGCTCCAGTCTACGCCAAGGAAATGCCTTTGGCTGAAGCCTACAAGATTCCGGGACTTAGAGCAGTATTCGGCGAAGCTTACCCTGATCCTGTGCGAGTGGTATCTCTCGGATACCCCTTGGAAGAGATCGCTCAGAATATCGAAAGTTCCAAATGGAGAGGAACGAGTATCGAATTCTGCGGTGGTACCCATGTAGCCAAGACGGACGATATCAAGGATTTCGTCATTGTTGAAGAATCATCGATCGCAAAGGGGATTAGACGTATTGTAGCTGTGACAGGACATGAAGCTCATGAGGTATCGAGGAAAGCTGCCGAGTTCGAAAGAAGGCTGAACAAGATTGCGGAATTGCAAGGtaaagaaaaagaagttGCTATGAAACCATATTTGGTC GAACTTGGTCAAAGTGGTATCTCTTTGATCAAGAAAGCTTCCTTGAAGTCCACTTTCGAAAAGATGCAATCTGAATTAGTCGCCGCTGCCAAAGCCAAGACTGCTGCTGATTCCAAAGTCATCCAAGATACTATCAAGACGTTCTTCAAGGAGAACCCTAATGATAATGTATACGTTGGTGAATTTGAAGTTGCAGGTGGTAATGCTAAA ACATTATCTGCCGCTGTCACCGCTGGTAAATCCCTTTCCAAAGCCATCTACGTATTCTCCACCGACCAAGAGAATGGTAAAGTCGCTCATACCAATTACTTACCTAAGGAAGTATTGGATAAGAAGGTCATAGATGGTAAGACATGGTTGGGAGAAGTTAGTAAGATCGTTGGCGGTAAG GGCGGTGGTAAAGACGAATCTGCTACAGGTGTAGGAAGCGAACCCACCAAAGTCAAGGAGGCTATTGTGGTCGCTAAGCACTTCTATCTGTCCAAGGTAGAGGCTTAA